A single region of the Coregonus clupeaformis isolate EN_2021a chromosome 16, ASM2061545v1, whole genome shotgun sequence genome encodes:
- the LOC121572208 gene encoding uncharacterized protein LOC121572208 has translation MIRLGLHQGPGSTVWTESLVFGPSDFTFSSPSVLVSLSGERLLVEVHLPCSIKKECLPLQSCCPLSKFIHPWVTVTVYNQQNPSDYMTQTGSAQKVVYGAEFSNLAPGQDYCVVANFSVEPSTFPQASSPPSNPHCVHQAAPGPGLQLVLLGIGVCAVLFSPLLGLALYRLKQKRDAATINTLPKCLASLQAFLQDPPESSSDPVDPSDIHVEVVDDHISFMSSFSNCVCIAAQAPSLGDGYNSKPFLSDYRSGNVHWDTGGMELGLNSGSTLSLPCSTVPIGLHMNQCSLDSPRQPHPGPNVPTLPYPGSLSLSEAVEGQGVLLCSVRFGGASEGEGGENLEGLQWCNL, from the exons ATGATCCGCCTGGGCCTCCACCAGGGCCCGGGGAGTACAGTCTGGACAGAATCACTTGtgtttggccccagtgatttcA CCTTCAGCAGCCcctctgtcttggtctctctgTCTGGAGAGAGGCTGTTAGTGGAGGTGCACTTACCTTGTTCTATCAAAAAGGAGTGTCTTCCTCTGCAGAGCTGCTGTCCACTGTCAAAATTCATTCACCCCTGGGTCACCGTGACAGTATATAACCAACAGAACCCCTCTGACTACATG ACGCAGACTGGTTCGGCCCAGAAGGTGGTGTACGGGGCAGAGTTCTCAAACCTGGCCCCAGGACAGGACTACTGTGTCGTGGCTAACTTCTCAGTTGAACCCTCCACCTTCCCCCAGGCCTcgtctcctccctccaacccccacTGTGTCCACCAGGCTGCCCCAGGACCAG GGTTGCAGCTAGTGTTGTTGGGGATAGGAGTGTGTGCTgtgctcttctctcctctccttggtCTGGCTCTGTACCGGCTGAAACAAAAACGAGATGCAGCAACCATAAACACACTCCCCAAGTGTCTA GCATCTCTTCAGGCATTCCTCCAGGACCCCCCAGAGTCCTCTTCAGACCCTGTTGACCCCAGTGACATCCACGTGGAGGTTGTAGACGACCACATCTCCTTCATGTCCTCTTTTTCCAACTGTGTCTGCATCGCGGCCCAGGCCCCAAGCCTGGGGGATGGGTACAACAGCAAGCCCTTCCTCAGTGACTACAGGTCAGGCAACGTGCACTGGGACACTGGGGGAATGGAGCTGGGCCTGAACTCTGGCAGCACCCTATCCCTGCCGTGCTCCACTGTGCCTATAGGCCTACATATGAACCAGTGCAGCTTAGATTCACCTCGACAACCACATCCAGGGCCCAATGTGCCAACACTACCCTACCCTGGttctctatctctgtcagagGCTGTGGAGGGTCAGGGGGTCCTGCTGTGCTCAGTGAGGTTTGGGGGGGCGAGTGAgggggaagggggtgagaacctgGAGGGACTACAGTGGTGTAACCTGTAG